Part of the Oncorhynchus masou masou isolate Uvic2021 chromosome 24, UVic_Omas_1.1, whole genome shotgun sequence genome is shown below.
ctccctctccctctctctcccctctcccgctctctccctctcgcccccctctccctctctctcgctctcaccccctctccctctagctctggccctctccccctcccactcttgctcttgctctcgccctccccctctccctctctgtctcgccctcgccctccccccctctcccttttcccctctccctctccctctctccccctctccctctccctctctactgcacctgctgtctcgacctgtgaatgctcggctatgaaaagcccttgacatttcctcctgaggtgctgacctgttgcaccatcTACAGCcagtgtgattattattatctgaccctgctggtcatctgtgaacatcttgaagaatgaTCTGTCCTCTTATCTCCAACTGGCCACCCCCTCatatcctggttcctctctaggtttcttccttctTGCCTTTCTCGTGTCCCATGATGCAGCTGCTCTCCGTACAGAACCAGGACGCCGTCTTTACTCACATTGACTTGGATCTACTGTAACGGCTAAGTGTATTTATTTCTTGAAGATTTCAAGGTGCCATGTGCAGAATCCTCTAGAGGACAGAATTTGATAAAAATGAAACCACGGCAACAACAACAAAGTAAGGCGGGCAGAAGGACTGTGATTCCCGCAGgttttcactctcaaaatcacACATTTATATCggatgttctaagtccacaacGATGCTTAAAACACACCGGGAACCGTACTGTTTACCCTTTATCCCTTTAACCCCGGGAACCGTACTGTTTACCCTTTAACCCCGGGAACTGTACTGTTtaccctttaaccctttaaccccgggaactgtactgtttaccctttaaccccgggaaccgtactgttaattaaccctttaaccctttaaccctgggaaccgtactgtttaccctttaaccccgggaaccgtactgtttaccctttaaccctttaaccccgggaaccgtactgtttaccctttaaccccgggaaccgtactgtttaccctttaaccccgggaaccgtactgttaaccctttaaccccgggaaccgtactgtttaccctttaaccccgggaaccgtactgtttaccctttaaccccgggaaccgtactgttaaccctttaaccccgggaaccgtactgtttaccctttaaccctttaaccccgggaaccgtactgttaaccctttaaccccgggaaccgtactgtttaccctttaaccctttaaccccgGGAACCGTACTGTTTACCCTTTAACCCTTTAAACCCGGGAACTGTACTGTTTACCCTTTAACCCCGGGAACCGTACTGTTtaccctttaaccctttaaccccgggaaccgtactgttaaccctttaaccctttaaccccaGGAACCGTACTGTTtaccctttaaccctttaaccctgggaaccgtactgtttaccctttaaccccgggaaccatactgtttaccctttaaccctttaaccccgggaaccgtactgtttaccctttaaccctttaaccccgggaaccgtactgtttaccctttaaccctttaaccccgggaaccgtactgttaaccctttaaccccgggaaccgtactgtttaccctttaaccctttaaccccgggaaccgtactgtttaccctttaaccctttaaccccgggaactgtactgtttaccctttaaccccgggaaccgtactgttaattaaccctttaaccctttaaccctgGGAACTGTACTGTTTACCCTTTAACCCCGGGAACCGTACTGTTtaccctttaaccctttaaccccgggaactgtactgtttaccctttaaccccgggaactgtactgtttaccctttaaccccgggaaccgtactgcttaccctttaaccctttaaccccgGGAACCGTACTGTTTACCCTTTAACCCCGGGAACCGTACTGTTAACCCTTTAACCCCGGGAACCGTACTGTTTACCCTTTAACCCCAGGAACCGTACTGTTTACCCTTTAACCCAGGAACCGTACTGTTAACCCTTTAACCCGGGAACCGTACTGTTtaccctttaaccctttaacccaggaaccgtactgtttaccctttaaccctttaacccgggaaccgtactgtttaccctttaaccctttaacccgggaaccgtactgtttaccctttaaccctttaaccccgggaaccgtactgtttaccctttaaccctttaaccccgggaaacgtactgtttaccctttaaccccgggaaccgtactgtttaccctttaaccccgggaaccgtactgtttaccctttaaccctttaaccccgggaaccgtactgtttaccctttaaccccgggaaccgtactgtttaccctttaaccctttaaccccgGGAACCGTACTGTTAACCCTTTAACCCCGGGAACCGTACTGTTTACCGTTTAACCCCGGGAACCGTACTGTTTACCCTTTAACCCCGGGAACCGTACTGTTTACCCTTTAACCCCGGGAACCGTACTGTTtaccctttaaccctttaaccccgggaaccgtactgttaaccctttaaccctttaaccccgGGAACCGTACTGTTTACCCTTTAACCCCGGGAACCGTACTGTTTACCCTTTAACCCCGGGAACCGTACTGTTTACCCTTTAACCCCGGGAACTGTACTGTTAACCCTTTAACCCCGGGAACTGTACTGTTtaccctttaaccctttaaccctgGGAACTGTACTGTTtaccctttaaccctttaaccccgggaaccgtactgttaaccctttaaccccgggaaccgtactgtttaccctttaaccctttaaccccgggaaccgtactgttaaccctttaaccctttaaccccgggaaccgtactgtttaccctttaaccccgggaaccgtactgtttaccctttaaccctttaaccccgggaaccgtactgtttaccctttaaccctttaaccccgggaaccgtactgtttaccctttaaccctttaacccgGAACCGTACTGTTAACCCTTTAACCCAGGAACCGTACTGTTtaccctttaaccctttaaccccgggaaccgtactgttaaccctttaaccccgggaaccatactgtttaccctttaaccccgggaaccgtactgtttaccctttaaccctttaaccccgggaaccgtactgtttaccctttaaccctttaaccctgggaaccgtactgtttaccctttaaccctttaaccccgggaaccgtactgtttaccctttaaccctttaaccccgGGAACCGTACTGTTTACCCTTTAACCCGGAAGCGTGCTGTTTACCCTTTAACCCCGGGAACCGTACTGTTTACCCTTTAACCCAGGAACCCGTACTGTTAACCCTTTAACCCAGGAACCGTACTGTTTACCCTTTAACCCCAGGAACCGTACTGTTTACCCTTTAACCCAGGAACCGTACTGTTtaccctttaaccctttaacccaGGAACCGTACTGTTTACCCTTTAACCCAGGAACTGTACTGTTTACCCTTTAACCCCGGGAACCGTACTGTTtaccctttaaccctttaaccccgggaaccgtactgtttaccctttaaccccgggaaccgtactgtttaccctttaaccctttaaccccgGGAACCATACTGTTAaccctttaaccctttaaccccgggaaccgtactgtttaccctttaaccctttaaccccgggaactgtactgtttaccctttaaccccgggaaccgtactgtttaccctttaaccctttaaccccgggaaccgtactgttaaccctttaaccctttaaccccgGGAACCATACTGTTAaccctttaaccctttaaccccgggaaccgtactgtttaccctttaaccctttaaccccgggaaccgtactgttaaccctttaaccctttaaccccgggaaccgtactgtttaccctttaaccctttaaccccgggaaccgtactgttaaccctttaaccctttaaccccgggaaccgtactgttaaccctttaaccctttaaccccgggaaccgtactgtttaccctttaaccccgggaactgtactgtttaccctttaaccctttaacctcgGGAACCGTACTGTTtaccctttaaccctttaaccccgggaaccgtactgtttaccctttaaccccgggaaccgtactgtttaccctttaaccctttaaccccgGGAACCGTACTGTTTACTTACCCTTTAACCCCGGGAACCATACTGTTtaccctttaaccctttaaccccgGGAACCGTACTGTTTACCCTTTAACCCCGGGAACCGTCCCGTTTACCCTTTAACCCTGGGAACCGTACTGTTTACCCTTTAACCCCGGGAACCGTACTGTTTACCCTTTAACCCCGGGAACCATACTGTTTAtcctttaaccctttaaccccgggaaccgtgctgtttaccctttaaccctttaaccccgAGAACCGTACTGTTAACCCTTTAACCCCGGGGACCGTACTGTTTACCCTTTAACCCCGGGAACCGTACTGTTAACCATTTAACCCTTTAACCCCGGGAACCGTACTGTTTACCCTTTAACCCCGGGAACCATACTGTTTAtcctttaaccctttaaccccgggaaccgtgctgtttaccctttaaccctttaaccccgAGAACCGTACTGTTAACCCTTTAACCCCGGGAACCGTACTGTTTACCCTTTAACCCCGGGAACTGTACTGTTTACCCTTTAACCAGAGTACATTACTACTAAAGACACAGGGTTAGTCAGAGTACATTATTACTAAAGACACAGGGTTAATCAGGGTACATTATTACTAAAGACACAGGGTTCATCAGAGTACATTATTACTAAAGACACAGGGTTAATCAGAGTACATTATTACTAAAGACACAGGGTTAATCAGGGTACATTACTACTAAAGACACAGGGTTAATCAGGGTACATTATTACTAAAGACACAGGGTTAATCAGGGTCAGAGTACATTACTACTAAAGACACGCTGTTAATCAGGGTCAGAGTACATTATTACTAAAGACACAGGGTTAATCAGAGTACATTACTACTAAAGACACAGGGTTAATCAGGGTACATTACTACTAAAGACACAGGGTTAATCAGAGTACATTACTACTAAAGACACAGGGTTAATCAGGGTACATTACTACTAAAGACACAGGGTTAATCAGGGGTCGTTTCTTAGGAAAGAAGAAACATTGTTGAACCTTTGCTACCAATTAAAAATGTGTATCGCACTGCCAAGTCAAACGGTCACTACTGTAACGACTTACTTATTTTGTGGCGTTGATCAATTAATCTCTGAGCATTAGCAATTTTTTAATGTGATTAGCGATTAATTagtgtgattagtgattcatttatttCATGTAATGAGTGATtcatttatttaatgtgattaaTGAGTAATTTATTTCATGAAATGAGTGATtcatttatttcatgtgattaatgattcatttatttcatgtgattaatgattcatttatttcatgtgattaatGATTCAATTATTTAATGTAATGAGTGATtcatttatttcatgtgattaatGATTCATTTATTTCATGTAATGAGTGATTCATTTTAAGGGCAACGCTGATGTTTTGTGGTGGAATACAGAGTGGGTTGTACTGtacatgtcaaccctgttacccatagatagactgGCCACAATTtttaacaataaaaaaaaatgaccgcagtgaattattgtaatgtttaATTTGACCTTTGTTTATATGTCAATTCAACCCATAAAGAATGGGTTGCCAAACTGGCGATTTGACACCAAAATACAATTTCATTCATCAATTAATTGTTGTTGAATATGTACTCTTTATAACAAAATTATCAAATGATGTGAAATCAAACGTTTTAGTTTTTTTTGTCGACCAAGTTACAGTTCTCAAGAGGTACTGAATTGGTGGAGTTGATTGACTCGTGTTTCCATAGTAGagacctttttattttattttattttctcccttttttcatggtgtccaattgttagtagttactgtcttgtctcatcgctacaactcccgttcgggctcgggagagacgaaggtcgaaagtcatgcgtcctccgatacacaacccaaccaagccgcactgcttcttattaacacagcgcgcatccaacccggaagccagccgcaccaatgtgtcggaggaaacagcgtgcacctggcgaccttggttagcgtacactgtgcccggcccgccacaggagtcgctggtgcgcgatgagacaagcacatccctaccggccaaaccctccctaacccggacaacgctgggccaattgtgcgtctccCCGTGGACCTCTCAGTCACGGcctgctgcgacagagcctgggctcgaacccagagtctctggtggcatgggtctctggtggcatgggtctctggtagcatgggtctctggtggcatgggtctctggtggcatgggtctctggtggcatgggtctctggtggcGTGGGTCTCTGGTGGCgtgggtctctggtggcatgggtctctggtggcgtgggtctctggtggcatgggtctctggtggcatgggtctctggtagcatgggtctctggtggcatgggtctctggtggcatgggtctctggtggcatgggtctctggtggcGTGGGTCTCTGGTGGCgtgggtctctggtggcatgggtctctggtggcgtgggtctctggtggcatgggtctctggtagcatgggtctctggtggcatgggtctctggtagcatgggtctctggtggcatgggtctctgatggcatgggtctctggtggcatgggtctCTGGTAGCATGGGTCTCTGGTAgcatgggtctctggtggcatgggtctctggtggcatgggtctctggtggcatgggtctctggtgcatgggcatgggtctctggtggcatgggtctctggtggcatgggtctctggtggcatgggtctctggtggcatgggtctctggtggcatgggtctctggtggcatgggtctctggtggcatgggtctctggtggcatgggtctctggtggcatgggtctctggtagcatgggtctctggtggcatgggtctctgatggcatgggtctctggtggcatgggtctCTGGTAGCATGGGTCTCTGGTAgcatgggtctctggtggcatgggtctctggtggcatgggtctctggtggcatgggtctctggtggcatgggtctctggtggcatgggtctctggtggcatgggtctctggtggcatgggtctctggtggcatgggtctctggtggcatgggtctctggtggcatgggtctctggtggcatgggtctctggtggcatgggtctctggtggcatgggtctctggtggcatgggtctctggtggcatgggtctCTGGTAGCATGGGTCTCTGGTAgcatgggtctctggtggcatgggtctctggtggcatgggtctctggtggcatgggtctctggtggcatgggtctctggtggcatgggtctctggtggcatgggtctctggtggcatgggtctCTGGTAGCATGGGTCTCTGGTAGCATGGGTCTCTGGTAgcatgggtctctggtggcatgggtctctggtggcatgggtctctggtggcatgggtctCTGGTAGCATGGGTCTCTGGTAGCATGGGTCTCTGGTAgcatgggtctctggtggcatgggtctctggtggcatgggtctctggtggcatgggtctctggtggcatgggtGTCTGGTGGCATGGGTTTCTGGTggcatgggtctctggtggcatgggtctctggtagcatgggtctctggtggcatgggtctctggtagcatgggtctctggtggcatgggtctctggtggcatgggtctctggtggcatgggtctctggtggcatgggtctCTGGTAGCATGGGTCTCTGGTAGCATGGGTCTCTGGTAgcatgggtctctggtggcatgggtctctggtggcatgggtctctggtggcatgggtctctggtggcatgggtctctggtggcatgggtctctggtggcatgggtctctggtggcatgggtctctggtggcatgggtctctggtggcatgggtTTCTGGTGGCATGGGTTTCTGGTggcatgggtctctggtggcatgggtctctggtagcatgggtctctggtggcatgggtctctggtagcatgggtctctggtggcatgggtctctggtggcatgggtctctggtggcatgggtctctggtggcatgggtctctggtagcatgggtctctggtggcatgggtctctggtggcatgggtctctggtggcatgggtctctggtggcatgggtctctggtggcatgggtctctggtggcatgggtctctggtggcatgggtctctggtggcatgggtctctggtggcatgggtctctggtggcatgggtctctggtggcatgggtctctggtggcatgggtctctggtggcatgggtctctggtggcatgggtctctggtggcatgggtctctggtggcatgggtctctggtggcatgggtctctggtggcatgggtctCTGGTAGCATGGGTCTCTGGTAgcatgggtctctggtggcatgggtctctggtggcatgggtctctggtggcatgggtctctggtagcatgggtctctggtggcatgggtctctggtggcatgggtctctggtggcatgggtctctggtggcatgggtctctggtggcatgggtctctggtggcatgggtctctggtggcatgggtctctggtggcatgggtctctggtggcatgggtctctggtggcatgggtctctggtggcatgggtctctggtggcatgggtctctggtggcatgggtctCTGGTAGCATGGGTCTCTGGTAgcatgggtctctggtggcatgggtctctggtggcatgggtctctggtggcatgggtctctggtagcatgggtctctggtggcatgggtctctggtggcatgggtctctggtagcatgggtctctggtggcatgggtctctggtggcatgggtctCTGGTGGGGGCCACGGCACCACCGGGGAGACGGTAGAGACCGTTTCAGGACCCCCGTGAAGAGCcataatattattattttatccCCAGCCACACACCGAGAACAGCCTTAGTCCTCTTTTAGTTTGTAATACGTCTCATATTGAAGCGTTGAGAGCAGCAGGAATGAATGAGAGCGTTTTGCATTAGAAGGACACGTGGGTGTGAAactggtagacagagagagagagagagagagagagagagagaggggaatatcAACACAGCAGGCAGCATCtggtggggggggaggggggggagcaggaggaTTTGAGCAGATATTAAAAGATGATTGTGTGTGGgcttttctccccccccccctctctctctctctctcccccccactctcactctctccccctctctctctctctctcccctccctctccccctctctctctctctctcccctccctctcccccctctctctctcaccccctctctctctcccccccactctctctctccccctctctctctcccctctctctctctccccctctctctctccctctctccctctgtctctctctctctctccccctctctctctctctccactctctctctccccctctctctctcccctctctctctctcccctctctctctcccctctctccctctgtctctctctctctctctctccctctctctcctctctctctccccctctctctctctccccctctctctctccctctctctctctcccctctctctctccctctctctctctctctctctctctccccctctctctccactctctctccccctctctctctcccctctctctctctcccctctctctctcctctctctctctctctctctctctctctctctctctctccccctctctctctctctccactctctctctccccctctctctctctctctccctctctctctctctctctctctctctctctctctcctctctctctccccctctctctctctctcccctccctctccctctctctctctctctctcccctccctctccccctctctctctcaccccctctctctctctccccccactctctctctcccctctctctctcccctctctctctccctctctctctccctctctccctctgtctctctctctctctctccccctctctctctctcccctctctctctcccctctctctctcccctctctctctctccctctctctctcccctctctccctctgtctctctctctctctctctctcaccctctctctctctctccctctctctctccccctctctctctcccctctctctctccccctctctctcccctctctccctctgtctctctctctctcccctctctctccctctctctctccccctctctctctccccccctctctctcccctctctctctctcccctctctctctcccccctctctctctctctctctctcccactctctcctctctcctctctctctcccctctctccctctgtctctctctctctctctctctcccctctctctcctctctctctccccctctctctctctccccctctctctctcccctctctctctctcccctctctctctcccctctctctctctctctctctctctctctcctctctctctctctcccctctctccctctgtctctctctctctctccccctctctctctcctctctctctctctctctctctctctctctctctccccctcctctctctctctctctctctctctctctctctctctctctctcccctccctctccccctctctctctctcccctctctctctcccctctctctctctctctctccctctctctctctctctctctctccccctctctctctctcctctctctctctctctctctctctctctctctccccctctctctctctctctctcactctctcactctctctctctctctctctctctcacactctctctctccccctccctctccccctctctctctctccccctctctctccccctctctctctctctctctctccccctctctctctctccactctctctctctcccccctctctctctctcccctctctccctctgtctctctctctctctctctctccctctctctctctcccctctctccctctgtctctctctctctcccctctctctctctccccctctctctctctctcctctctctctcctctctctctctctctcctctctctctccccctctctctctctcctctctctctcctctctctctctcctctctctcctctctctccc
Proteins encoded:
- the LOC135511526 gene encoding uncharacterized protein LOC135511526, which encodes MPPETHATRDPCHQRPMPPETHATRDPCYQRPMLPETHATRDPCHQRPMPPETHATRDPCYQRPMPPETHATRDPCHQRPMPPETHATRHPCHQRPMPPETHATRDPCHQRPMLPETHATRDPCYQRPMPPETHATRDPCHQRPMLPETHATRDPCYQRPMPPETHATRDPCHQRPMPPETHATRDPCHQRPMPPETHATRDPCYQRPMPPETHATRDPCHQRPMPPETHRPMLPETHATRDPRHQRPMPPETHATRDPRHQRPMPPETHATRDPCHQRPMLPETHATRDPCHQRPTPPETHATRDPRHQRPTPPETHATRDPCHQRPMPPETHATRDPCHQRPMPPETLGSSPGSVAAGRD